A single genomic interval of Bos taurus isolate L1 Dominette 01449 registration number 42190680 breed Hereford chromosome 6, ARS-UCD2.0, whole genome shotgun sequence harbors:
- the ETNPPL gene encoding ethanolamine-phosphate phospho-lyase, with the protein MCELYSKQETLALRRKHIGPSCKVFFAADPIKIVRAQRQYMFDEKGDQYLDCINNVAHVGHCHPEVVKAAQKQMELLNTNSRFLHDNIVEYAKRLSATLPDRLSVCYFTNSGSEANDLALRLARQFRGHQDVITLDHAYHGHLSSLIEISPYKFQKGKDVKKEFVHVAPAPDTYRGKYREDHVDPASAYADEVKKIIDEAHNSGRKIAAFIAESMQSCGGQIIPPAGYFQKVAEYVRGAGGVFIADEVQVGFGRVGKHFWSFQMFGEDFVPDIVTMGKPMGNGHPMACVVTTKEIAEAFSASGMEYFNTYGGNPVSSAVGLAVLDVIKNEDLQGNATRVGNYLTELLNKQKTKHTLIGDIRGVGLFIGIDLVKDHQQRTPATAEAQHIIYKMKEKRVLLSADGPHRNVLKIKPPMCFTEEDAKFMVEQLDGILTGLEEATGAETESGISKNTPCRTKMPKEAQSELLRDSSLESRENPSQKRNGLCTDSLLSKRLRT; encoded by the exons ATGTGCGAGCTGTACAGCAAGCAAGAGACCCTGGCTCTGAGGAGAAAACACATCGG GCCTTCATGCAAAGTTTTCTTTGCTGCGGATCCCATCAAAATAGTGCGAGCCCAGCGGCAGTACATGTTTGACGAGAAAGGTGACCAGTACTTGGATTGCATCAACAACGTTGCCCATG tggGACACTGCCACCCAGAAGTGGTCAAAGCTGCCCAGAAACAGATGGAACTACTAAATACAAATTCTCGATTCCTCCACGACAACATTGTTGAGTATGCCAAGCGCCTCTCAGCAACCCTGCCGGACAGACTCTCTGTTTGCTATTTTACAAATTCAGG ATCGGAAGCCAATGACTTAGCCTTACGCCTGGCTCGGCAGTTCAGAGGCCACCAAGATGTGATCACTCTTGACCA CGCTTACCACGGTCACCTATCATCTTTAATTGAGATCAGTCCATATAAATTTCAAAAGGGCAAAGATGTCAAGAAAGAATTTGTGCATGTG GCACCAGCTCCAGATACTTACAGAGGAAAATACAGAGAAGACCATGTAGACCCGGCCAGTGCTTATGCAGATGAAGTGAAGAAAATTATTGACGAAGCTCATAACAGCGGAAGGAAG ATTGCTGCCTTTATTGCTGAATCCATGCAGAGTTGTGGCGGACAAATAATTCCTCCAGCAGGCTACTTCCAGAAAGTGGCAGA ATATGTCCGTGGAGCAGGAGGTGTGTTTATAGCTGATGAAGTTCAAGTAGGCTTTGGCCGAGTCGGGAAACATTTCTGGAGTTTCCAAATGTTTGGCGAAGACTTCGTTCCAGACATAGTCACAATGGGAAAACCAATGGGCAATGGGCACCCAATGGCATGCGTGGTAACAACCAAAGAAATTGCAGAAGCCTTCAGTGCCTCTGGGATGGAGTATTTCAACACG TATGGAGGAAATCCAGTATCTTCTGCTGTTGGTTTGGCCGTCCTGGATgtaataaaaaatgaagatcttcAAGGAAATGCCACAAGAGTAGGGAATTATCTTACTGAGTTACTGAATAAGCAGAAGACTAAACATACTTTGATAGGAGACATCAG GGGCGTTGGCCTTTTTATTGGGATTGACTTAGTGAAGGACCATCAGCAAAGGACCCCCGCCACAGCAGAAGCTCAGCACATCATCTACAA GATGAAAGAAAAGCGAGTGCTTCTCAGTGCCGACGGACCTCACAGAAACGTCCTTAAAATAAAACCACCTATGTGCTTCACTGAGGAAGATGCCAAGTTTATGGTGGAACAACTTGATGGTATTCTAACAG GTTTAGAAGAAGCCACTGGAGCTGAAACTGAGAGTGGCATCTCTAAGAATACTCCTTGCAGAACCAAG ATGCCCAAGGAAGCACAGTCAGAATTGCTCAGAGACAGCAGCCTGGAATCCAGAGAAAATCCCAGCCAAAAGAGAAATGGATTGTGCACAGATTCACTGCTCAGCAAGAGGCTCAGGACGTGA